A portion of the Chryseobacterium tructae genome contains these proteins:
- a CDS encoding Lrp/AsnC family transcriptional regulator, giving the protein MDLKDKMILSIIQEDSTLSVKEISEKIGLTFTPTYERIKQLEKHGIIQKYVGLLDREKLGLNIVVYCNVRLKEQSKKVLETFEKHIGKYDEVQEIISLSGEYDYMLKIIAKDINSYNEFAVNVISNVPNIGQYHSSIVLHEVKKSTKFKIELE; this is encoded by the coding sequence ATGGATTTAAAAGACAAAATGATTCTCAGCATTATTCAGGAAGACTCCACTTTATCTGTGAAAGAAATTTCAGAAAAGATCGGTCTTACCTTTACTCCGACGTATGAAAGAATCAAACAATTGGAGAAGCACGGGATCATTCAAAAGTATGTAGGCCTTTTAGATCGTGAGAAGCTTGGGTTAAACATTGTTGTTTACTGTAATGTTCGTCTTAAAGAGCAATCCAAGAAAGTATTGGAAACCTTTGAGAAACATATTGGAAAGTATGATGAAGTACAGGAAATCATCAGTCTTTCCGGAGAGTATGACTATATGTTGAAGATTATTGCCAAAGACATCAATTCTTATAATGAATTTGCAGTTAATGTTATCTCAAACGTTCCTAATATCGGACAGTACCACAGTTCTATCGTCCTTCATGAGGTGAAAAAATCTACTAAATTCAAAATTGAACTTGAATAG
- a CDS encoding M20 family metallo-hydrolase: MQELKSVYNKEELLNNAVELLKNLIEIPSFSKDEFNTSVEIENFFKKHQIPTKRFKNNIWAVNKNFDVFKPSVLLNTHHDTVKPNKAYTLDPFVPIEKDGKLFGLGSNDAGASLVSMAQVFLHFYDKEDLKYNLVIALTAEEEISGFDGIEALYPQLPNIELAIVGEPTQMNLAIAEKGLLVIDGEMKGTPSHAAHPNDDNSIVKCMQDLQEILNFKFPKVSDYLGEVKVTLSGINAGVQHNVVPESCHFTLDVRVTDEYSNKEAFEIIQSQMKSTLTARSFRLNSSKIEMDHPFVKAGVEIGRTTYGSPTSSDQAIIPCTSVKMGPGDSRRSHTADEFIYINEIEEGIEIYIQILEKVL; this comes from the coding sequence ATGCAGGAACTGAAATCTGTTTATAATAAAGAAGAATTGTTGAACAATGCTGTTGAATTGCTTAAAAATTTGATTGAAATTCCTTCATTCAGTAAAGATGAATTCAATACGTCTGTAGAGATTGAAAACTTTTTCAAAAAGCATCAGATCCCGACGAAGCGTTTTAAAAACAATATCTGGGCGGTAAATAAGAACTTTGATGTATTTAAACCTTCCGTTTTATTAAATACACACCATGATACGGTAAAACCGAATAAAGCCTATACATTGGATCCATTTGTTCCTATTGAAAAGGATGGTAAGCTGTTCGGGTTGGGAAGTAATGATGCCGGAGCTTCTCTGGTTTCTATGGCGCAGGTTTTTTTACATTTTTATGATAAAGAAGATTTAAAATATAATTTAGTGATTGCGTTGACGGCTGAGGAGGAGATTTCAGGTTTTGACGGAATCGAGGCTCTGTACCCACAGTTACCTAATATAGAACTTGCCATCGTAGGAGAACCCACGCAGATGAATCTGGCAATTGCAGAAAAAGGACTGTTGGTAATTGACGGAGAGATGAAAGGAACTCCTTCTCATGCTGCTCATCCTAATGACGATAATTCGATTGTAAAATGCATGCAGGATCTGCAGGAGATTTTAAATTTTAAATTTCCAAAGGTTTCAGATTATTTAGGAGAGGTGAAAGTAACCTTGTCTGGAATTAATGCCGGTGTACAGCATAACGTAGTACCAGAATCTTGTCACTTTACTTTGGATGTAAGGGTAACTGACGAATATTCCAATAAAGAAGCCTTTGAAATTATCCAGTCTCAAATGAAGTCAACCCTTACAGCAAGGTCTTTCAGGTTGAATTCTTCAAAAATAGAAATGGATCACCCGTTTGTAAAAGCAGGAGTGGAAATAGGAAGGACAACCTATGGTTCCCCAACCTCTTCAGATCAGGCAATTATTCCATGTACCTCTGTGAAAATGGGGCCTGGAGACAGTAGGCGCTCTCATACAGCGGATGAATTTATCTATATCAATGAAATAGAAGAGGGAATAGAGATCTACATCCAAATTTTGGAAAAGGTGTTGTAA